The following proteins are encoded in a genomic region of Candidatus Thermoplasmatota archaeon:
- a CDS encoding polysaccharide biosynthesis C-terminal domain-containing protein: MPDEGSRGASGNHKLMSPKAAISVVNSVVGAILSTAALVFIAKNMGPSVLGVLGYAMATVGILSFLSDFGVGSVHKNHIRSGEDPAKCVGAYAAIKLILVAIFAAVAFALIVLWRNGMLGGAMPESYFLIDSLQVFLVYYVLLGISQIATHTFDAQGAAAKAQIPTLLELVVRVSFIIYVATSSFGDSPEGPALLAASYAAGIIAATLLVAILMSQVKISRPDRGILMKYINSLTPVFVVSMIIILDLYLDKALVGYFWGETEVGLYFGVQRMAIFVGVFSLSVATLILPSVTTYFTRKDIAASWDVVNQAERYVSLVVVPTAAFYLTFGSDILTVFLTPEFANSVSTMDVLVIGSAIVALALPLRSAIAGVGRHRTLFYVGLGGILLQLGTMLVLVPDQLLGIKMLGLKGFGAASALLVSSIYYFFILRYMAWRTAKIVPNSRSFRHVVSAIFMVGVIYSIDWLLIPTVDWLALITLAIIGAVTYGIAAYMIGELESSDYRYFRSLLNPQDTFQYVVNELLGKRGH, translated from the coding sequence ATGCCCGATGAGGGCTCTCGGGGAGCTTCCGGAAACCACAAGCTCATGAGCCCGAAGGCCGCGATTTCTGTTGTAAACAGCGTGGTCGGAGCGATACTGAGCACGGCCGCTCTGGTGTTCATTGCGAAGAACATGGGGCCGTCGGTCCTGGGCGTACTCGGATACGCGATGGCCACCGTCGGCATCCTGAGCTTCCTCTCAGACTTCGGAGTGGGCTCGGTCCACAAAAACCACATCAGGAGCGGGGAGGACCCTGCGAAGTGCGTCGGGGCTTATGCTGCCATCAAGCTGATCCTAGTCGCGATCTTCGCCGCAGTGGCGTTTGCTCTGATCGTGCTCTGGCGGAACGGCATGCTCGGGGGAGCTATGCCAGAGAGCTACTTCTTGATCGACTCTCTGCAAGTATTCCTCGTCTACTACGTATTGCTGGGGATAAGCCAGATCGCAACTCACACCTTCGACGCGCAGGGGGCCGCGGCAAAGGCCCAGATCCCGACTCTGCTCGAGCTGGTCGTCAGGGTCTCGTTCATCATCTATGTGGCGACCTCATCCTTCGGGGACTCCCCAGAGGGCCCGGCGCTGCTCGCGGCGTCGTATGCAGCCGGCATCATAGCCGCAACTCTTCTGGTGGCCATCCTCATGAGCCAGGTCAAGATATCAAGACCTGACCGCGGAATCCTGATGAAGTACATCAATTCCCTGACTCCAGTCTTTGTCGTGTCCATGATTATCATTCTCGACCTGTATCTCGACAAGGCCCTAGTGGGTTACTTCTGGGGCGAGACCGAGGTCGGTCTCTACTTTGGAGTTCAGAGAATGGCCATCTTCGTGGGCGTGTTCTCCCTTTCGGTCGCGACGCTCATCCTTCCGTCCGTTACAACATACTTCACGAGGAAGGACATCGCTGCGAGCTGGGATGTTGTGAACCAGGCTGAGAGGTATGTATCGCTGGTCGTCGTGCCAACTGCCGCCTTCTACCTCACATTCGGCTCTGACATCCTCACTGTCTTCCTGACACCCGAGTTCGCCAACAGCGTGAGCACGATGGACGTGCTTGTGATAGGAAGCGCCATCGTCGCCCTGGCGCTCCCCCTGAGGTCTGCCATAGCTGGTGTTGGAAGGCACAGGACTTTGTTCTATGTGGGTCTCGGAGGGATACTGCTCCAGCTCGGGACGATGCTTGTTCTTGTGCCCGATCAACTGCTTGGGATCAAGATGCTGGGCCTCAAGGGTTTTGGTGCCGCCTCTGCACTCCTCGTATCGTCCATATACTACTTCTTCATCCTCAGATACATGGCGTGGAGGACTGCCAAGATTGTCCCCAACTCACGTTCGTTCAGACACGTTGTAAGCGCGATCTTCATGGTCGGCGTAATCTACTCCATCGATTGGCTCCTCATTCCAACGGTCGATTGGCTGGCACTGATCACACTGGCAATCATAGGAGCCGTGACCTACGGAATCGCTGCATACATGATCGGAGAGCTGGAGTCTTCCGATTACAGATACTTCAGGTCCCTGTTGAATCCCCAGGACACATTCCAGTACGTCGTGAACGAGCTGCTCGGTAAGCGCGGCCATTGA
- the hutI gene encoding imidazolonepropionase: MTGDLLILHASELVTLKGPRRARAKAEMSDLAIIRDGAVVISGGVILDVGRTESIRKEHEATGIETVDASGKVVMPGFVDPHTHLVYAGSREFEIELKAKGKSYLDILQEGGGILRTVKDTRAASPEDLFHESSRRLESMISHGSTTVEAKSGYGLDKQVELRMLETIRKLGNDYPVTLIPTYLGAHAVPPELKENPDQYVDFMVSEVIPEVAKHRLAEFCDVFCEKGVFDVEQSRKVLMAAKTFGMKLKVHADEIHSSGGAELAAEVGALSADHLAKPTDDGIMAMARKDVVGVLLPGTPYSSMSREYADGRRLIDLGVPVALGSDLNPNCWNVSMQFTISLACHKMRMTPAEAITAGTMNAAAALGLEKKIGSIERGKHADLIVLDVPSHGHLPYQFGTNLCSLVLKDGKTVWEKQPF, from the coding sequence ATGACAGGCGACCTTCTGATACTCCACGCTTCAGAGCTTGTCACGCTGAAGGGGCCCAGGCGAGCGCGCGCCAAGGCGGAGATGTCCGACCTCGCAATCATCAGGGACGGCGCTGTGGTCATCTCGGGCGGGGTGATCCTGGACGTTGGGAGGACGGAATCGATCCGGAAGGAACACGAAGCTACGGGCATCGAGACGGTCGACGCCTCAGGCAAGGTCGTCATGCCTGGTTTTGTTGACCCGCACACACATCTCGTCTATGCAGGTTCGAGGGAGTTCGAGATCGAGTTGAAGGCCAAGGGAAAGAGCTACCTCGATATACTTCAGGAGGGAGGGGGCATACTGAGGACTGTGAAGGACACGCGAGCCGCCTCGCCAGAGGATCTCTTCCACGAATCCTCGCGCCGGCTGGAATCCATGATCTCTCACGGGTCCACCACGGTCGAGGCAAAGTCCGGATACGGCTTGGACAAGCAGGTCGAGCTGAGGATGCTTGAGACTATCAGGAAGCTGGGGAACGATTATCCTGTGACCCTGATCCCGACCTATCTAGGCGCTCACGCGGTTCCTCCCGAGCTCAAAGAAAACCCCGATCAGTATGTCGATTTCATGGTGAGCGAGGTCATCCCTGAGGTGGCCAAGCACAGGTTGGCCGAGTTCTGCGATGTGTTCTGCGAGAAGGGAGTCTTCGACGTCGAACAATCTAGAAAGGTGCTCATGGCCGCGAAGACGTTTGGAATGAAGCTCAAGGTCCACGCAGACGAGATTCATTCATCCGGAGGGGCCGAGCTCGCAGCTGAGGTGGGGGCGCTGTCGGCAGACCATCTTGCGAAGCCGACGGATGACGGGATAATGGCGATGGCCAGGAAGGACGTGGTCGGCGTCCTGCTTCCCGGAACCCCGTACTCATCGATGTCCAGAGAGTATGCCGATGGACGTCGGCTGATAGACCTAGGGGTCCCGGTCGCCCTCGGGAGCGACCTTAACCCGAACTGCTGGAACGTTTCCATGCAGTTCACGATAAGCCTCGCATGCCACAAGATGCGTATGACCCCGGCCGAGGCGATAACCGCAGGGACTATGAATGCAGCAGCCGCCCTCGGCCTGGAGAAGAAGATCGGCTCGATCGAACGCGGGAAGCACGCTGACTTGATCGTCCTGGACGTGCCCTCACACGGGCACCTGCCCTATCAGTTCGGAACGAACCTCTGCTCCCTCGTCCTCAAGGACGGCAAGACGGTCTGGGAGAAGCAGCCCTTCTGA
- a CDS encoding glycosyltransferase family 4 protein encodes MVSVCMLTELERYRAIIPFKNPGGMGTNVPMVARELEKVGVRVLLNQPKGEYDVLHVHSPLPDSFLWALRRRKEGKPLVVHGRHLPELVKGGFKGGSWIYPFVRSYSVKFYNLGDVVVGATPYVAKSLARDGVRGPFRVIPNGVSKEVFKRNETLRIKFRERWGLSESDKLVLSVGLRIPRKGVDTFVNMSSKFKDRKDVKFVWVGASEALLKDALDRTSPGNVMFPGHVPFEEIVGVYSAADVFVFPTRAESYGNVMLEAASCGCPLLIRDIPVYEEWVRDGQHCLKAKDDEDFSKKLGAIIDDAGLRRRLVDGAGQLASEHDIRKTALMLKELYESLSAGGGAARST; translated from the coding sequence ATGGTCTCGGTTTGCATGTTGACGGAGCTCGAGAGGTACCGGGCCATCATCCCGTTCAAGAACCCTGGCGGCATGGGGACCAATGTGCCGATGGTCGCGCGAGAGCTGGAGAAGGTGGGCGTTCGCGTGCTGCTCAACCAGCCGAAGGGCGAGTACGATGTCCTGCATGTCCACAGCCCTTTGCCTGATTCGTTTCTGTGGGCTTTGCGGCGTAGGAAGGAGGGCAAGCCTCTTGTCGTCCATGGGCGGCATCTCCCAGAACTCGTTAAGGGCGGCTTCAAGGGTGGTTCGTGGATCTATCCGTTCGTTCGCTCCTACTCGGTGAAGTTCTACAACCTTGGCGACGTCGTGGTTGGGGCGACGCCATACGTCGCGAAGTCCCTGGCTAGGGACGGAGTGCGGGGTCCGTTCAGGGTCATCCCCAACGGGGTCAGCAAGGAAGTGTTCAAGAGGAACGAAACGCTCCGCATTAAGTTCAGGGAACGCTGGGGCCTCTCAGAATCCGACAAGCTGGTGCTCAGCGTCGGCCTCCGCATCCCGAGGAAAGGCGTCGACACCTTCGTGAACATGTCCTCCAAGTTCAAGGACAGGAAGGATGTGAAGTTCGTCTGGGTGGGGGCCTCCGAGGCTCTGCTCAAGGACGCACTTGACCGGACGTCACCGGGCAATGTGATGTTCCCGGGCCATGTGCCGTTCGAGGAGATAGTGGGTGTGTACTCTGCCGCGGACGTATTCGTGTTCCCGACGAGAGCAGAGAGCTATGGAAACGTCATGCTCGAGGCTGCGAGCTGCGGTTGCCCGCTGCTCATCAGGGATATACCGGTCTACGAGGAATGGGTCCGTGACGGCCAGCACTGCCTGAAGGCTAAGGACGACGAGGATTTCTCCAAGAAGCTCGGTGCCATCATCGACGATGCCGGTCTCCGCAGGAGGCTGGTCGATGGGGCTGGTCAGCTGGCCAGTGAGCACGACATCAGGAAGACGGCATTGATGCTGAAGGAGCTCTACGAGTCGCTGTCGGCGGGAGGTGGAGCTGCACGTTCGACCTGA
- a CDS encoding glycosyltransferase family 2 protein, which yields MVPTYNEKDNLDDLVRRITDACSGAGIDPEIVIVDDNSPDGTGNRAEELAKTHRMKVIHRTGKMGLSSAVIEGFRVSSGSIFVVMDADLSHPPEKIPDMVKMIQSGEAEVVVGSRYVEGGSVENWPFYRKAISKGATFIARGLTKVKDPMSGFFALKKEVLGGVELNPVGYKIGLEILVKGKYSKVVEVPIRFADRKAGSSKLGGQEMLRYVDHVSMLYEHRRFWLGKYLKFAFIGGIGAIINLAVFWTAHEIFFLVPFWAIAIAFVVADTNNYIWNRLWTFKSKSQIKFQYPQFLIVSFIGLALNELLFDVIVYDLFPELNITTDKASALLVVVQALCIFVVSIFNFLANSAWTFRHDIRRSKKLQ from the coding sequence GTGGTCCCGACCTACAATGAGAAGGACAATCTCGATGACCTCGTCCGGAGGATCACCGATGCCTGCTCAGGCGCTGGCATCGACCCCGAGATCGTCATCGTTGATGACAACAGCCCAGATGGGACTGGGAACCGCGCTGAGGAATTGGCTAAGACCCACAGAATGAAGGTCATCCACAGGACTGGGAAGATGGGCCTTTCCTCCGCAGTCATAGAAGGGTTCAGGGTCTCGTCTGGTTCCATCTTCGTCGTAATGGACGCTGACCTGAGCCATCCGCCGGAGAAGATACCGGATATGGTCAAGATGATACAGTCTGGAGAGGCGGAGGTCGTGGTGGGCAGCCGGTACGTCGAAGGTGGCAGTGTCGAGAACTGGCCATTCTATCGGAAGGCCATCTCCAAAGGCGCCACGTTTATTGCCAGAGGACTCACCAAGGTAAAGGACCCGATGTCCGGCTTCTTCGCTTTGAAAAAGGAGGTCCTAGGCGGCGTGGAGCTAAACCCTGTGGGCTACAAGATCGGTCTCGAGATACTGGTCAAGGGCAAGTACTCCAAGGTCGTCGAGGTGCCGATACGCTTCGCGGACAGGAAAGCGGGGAGTAGCAAGCTCGGAGGCCAGGAGATGCTGAGGTACGTCGACCATGTCTCGATGCTCTACGAGCATCGCAGGTTCTGGCTCGGGAAGTATCTCAAGTTCGCCTTCATCGGCGGCATAGGCGCCATCATAAACCTGGCGGTATTCTGGACGGCCCATGAGATATTCTTCTTAGTCCCGTTCTGGGCCATCGCGATAGCATTCGTCGTCGCGGACACCAACAACTACATCTGGAACAGGCTCTGGACCTTCAAATCGAAGAGTCAGATCAAGTTCCAGTATCCTCAGTTCCTCATCGTGAGCTTCATCGGCCTTGCCCTCAACGAGCTGCTCTTCGATGTGATCGTATACGACCTCTTCCCGGAACTGAACATCACCACGGACAAGGCCAGCGCACTTCTGGTGGTCGTGCAGGCGCTCTGCATCTTCGTTGTCAGCATATTCAATTTCCTGGCGAATTCGGCGTGGACCTTCAGGCACGACATAAGGCGCAGCAAGAAGCTACAGTAG
- a CDS encoding glycosyltransferase family 39 protein — MKLLENLTTDKRKVLIAVVLILAAAAFLRFYNINWSFSNNGVDEGIMLERARMVSQGYGLYTELPCDQAPLVFLIGSVFDGDVVVLRALTAALSLVAIAACMLASKKQHGNVAMLVTGVLLAIDFALLRESRLFSLDGISTSFLAISLPLFLHYLRKGSRAALILAGLLVGLSTASKLFGGVALLGMLLFMLLQFWQGDKENKKATRTIIDLVILLGAAAVPLAVLILALGPSDMLNGMLFDQGHREFDLAMKLSIPVFFGLNLAYALPLVYARRVWSHSKEARFLLILTVVLLADFVLQPLVFLHHMVLMSPGLAILSGMFIAHGYETKKGLFIEKIEMIDRKKRTYESKAVMAVLLVGILVSAGLASYGLAAQEKPGQLAYGEKIAAWTTPNDWIISGDPLITSYAKRLTPPSMVNVGTRVYPELTGDDIYAAVFEYRPAVFLFSYRFVENDLFHVAIFLEGLGYSKVSSDFMGVWSESAFGAFENVDAPMVFVRDDIIEAFNLPTEGWSI, encoded by the coding sequence ATGAAGCTGCTGGAGAACCTGACCACCGACAAGAGGAAGGTTCTCATTGCGGTGGTGCTGATTCTGGCGGCTGCAGCATTCCTTAGGTTCTACAACATCAACTGGAGCTTCTCGAACAACGGTGTCGACGAAGGCATAATGCTGGAGAGGGCCAGGATGGTCAGCCAAGGGTACGGGCTCTACACAGAGCTTCCGTGCGACCAGGCACCCCTGGTGTTCCTGATCGGCTCCGTGTTCGACGGCGATGTCGTTGTCCTGCGGGCCCTGACCGCCGCCCTGAGTCTTGTGGCCATCGCTGCCTGCATGCTCGCATCAAAGAAGCAGCATGGCAATGTTGCGATGCTGGTGACTGGCGTTCTGCTAGCGATCGATTTCGCCCTGCTCCGTGAGTCGAGGCTCTTCTCGCTCGATGGCATCTCAACCTCCTTCCTCGCGATCTCGCTGCCGCTGTTCCTGCATTATCTGAGGAAAGGTTCCAGGGCCGCGCTCATCTTGGCCGGGCTGCTCGTGGGACTGTCGACAGCCTCGAAGCTGTTCGGTGGAGTCGCCCTCCTGGGGATGCTCCTGTTCATGCTACTTCAGTTCTGGCAGGGCGACAAGGAGAACAAGAAAGCCACAAGGACGATCATCGACCTTGTCATTCTACTAGGGGCAGCGGCGGTGCCACTGGCCGTCTTGATTCTGGCCCTAGGCCCCTCTGACATGTTGAACGGTATGCTGTTCGACCAGGGGCACCGGGAATTCGACCTCGCAATGAAGCTCTCGATACCCGTCTTCTTCGGATTGAACCTCGCGTACGCGCTCCCCCTCGTGTACGCCCGCAGAGTATGGTCGCATTCGAAGGAGGCGAGGTTCCTGCTCATCCTGACCGTGGTGCTACTCGCAGACTTCGTCCTGCAGCCTCTGGTATTCCTTCATCACATGGTGTTGATGAGCCCCGGGTTGGCCATACTCTCCGGAATGTTCATAGCGCATGGATATGAAACTAAAAAGGGGCTGTTCATAGAGAAGATTGAGATGATTGATAGGAAAAAGAGGACATATGAATCCAAGGCCGTTATGGCCGTTCTGCTGGTTGGGATCCTCGTGTCCGCGGGGTTGGCATCGTACGGACTCGCAGCACAAGAGAAGCCGGGTCAACTGGCCTACGGAGAGAAGATAGCAGCGTGGACCACACCCAACGATTGGATCATCAGTGGAGACCCGCTCATCACCTCTTACGCCAAGAGACTCACACCTCCGAGCATGGTCAACGTGGGCACCCGTGTGTACCCCGAGCTGACCGGCGATGATATCTACGCTGCCGTCTTTGAATACCGTCCGGCAGTCTTCTTGTTCAGTTACCGGTTCGTCGAGAACGATTTGTTTCACGTTGCCATCTTCCTGGAGGGCCTCGGGTACAGCAAGGTCTCATCTGACTTCATGGGTGTGTGGTCTGAATCCGCATTCGGGGCCTTCGAGAATGTGGATGCGCCGATGGTCTTCGTGAGGGACGACATTATCGAAGCCTTCAATCTCCCGACCGAGGGCTGGAGCATCTGA
- a CDS encoding NAD(P)/FAD-dependent oxidoreductase produces the protein MPDYDVVVVGAGPAGSMTAKWAAKGGARVLMIEKRQEIGSPVRCGEGISRPWLDSVGVKLDSKSVAREVKGANIVAPNGTSFYLSEKMAGNEVGIVLDRVFFDKLLAHDAAKAGADLVLKTSAIKLLKSGNKVTGVKIKSFGETKDIKCGCVVGADGYESQVGRWAGINTNLAPRDITTCFQYRLTNINYDPDYCEFVLGSKAPGGYIWIFPKNEDTANVGIGMQLTKLKDPADVKKHLDRFVLADPRLKKGKPLELVSGAVSICAPIDKTVGDGVLLVGDAARQIDPITGGGISNSCKAGKVAGEVLAKATTEKNFSAQSLQRYEKGWRDLLENNLYRNWMAKEKLVTLTDDAFNKIIMTLNQVGVEKMSTFAILKAIQTKHPELVKEFQEFL, from the coding sequence ATGCCAGACTACGATGTCGTTGTGGTCGGGGCGGGACCAGCCGGCTCGATGACCGCCAAGTGGGCGGCCAAGGGCGGCGCCCGCGTTCTCATGATAGAGAAGAGACAGGAGATCGGTTCTCCTGTGAGATGCGGAGAGGGCATATCCCGCCCCTGGCTTGACTCGGTAGGGGTCAAACTGGATTCCAAGAGCGTGGCCAGGGAAGTCAAGGGCGCGAATATCGTGGCCCCGAACGGAACGTCGTTCTACCTTTCCGAGAAGATGGCCGGGAACGAGGTTGGGATCGTGCTCGACCGCGTCTTCTTCGACAAGCTCTTGGCCCACGACGCCGCGAAGGCCGGCGCCGATTTGGTGCTGAAGACCTCTGCCATCAAGCTTCTCAAGTCCGGCAACAAGGTCACCGGCGTCAAGATCAAATCCTTCGGTGAGACGAAGGACATCAAATGCGGATGCGTGGTCGGTGCTGACGGATACGAGTCCCAGGTCGGAAGATGGGCAGGCATAAACACCAACCTCGCGCCGAGGGACATCACGACCTGTTTCCAGTACAGGCTCACCAACATCAACTACGATCCTGACTACTGCGAGTTCGTTCTCGGCAGCAAAGCCCCAGGCGGGTACATCTGGATATTCCCAAAGAACGAGGACACGGCGAATGTCGGCATAGGCATGCAACTGACGAAGCTCAAGGACCCGGCGGACGTCAAGAAACACCTGGACAGGTTCGTACTGGCGGACCCCAGGCTGAAGAAGGGCAAACCTCTTGAACTAGTGAGCGGGGCAGTGTCCATATGTGCCCCCATCGACAAGACCGTCGGGGACGGCGTGCTACTGGTAGGGGACGCTGCCAGGCAGATAGACCCCATCACCGGTGGAGGAATCTCTAACAGCTGCAAGGCTGGCAAGGTCGCGGGAGAGGTTTTGGCCAAGGCCACCACGGAGAAGAACTTCAGCGCCCAGTCGCTCCAGCGCTATGAGAAGGGCTGGAGAGACCTCCTGGAGAACAACCTGTACAGGAACTGGATGGCCAAGGAGAAGCTCGTGACGCTGACGGACGATGCATTCAACAAGATCATCATGACCCTCAACCAGGTGGGTGTGGAGAAGATGTCCACATTCGCAATACTCAAGGCCATCCAGACGAAGCACCCCGAATTGGTCAAGGAGTTCCAGGAATTCCTATGA
- a CDS encoding 4Fe-4S binding protein, which produces MDKELDEFDVDIPRCMHCGACVGSCPVNAIYLNEVVLEFNDDCTMCMRCIKVCPVGAIKIAGEK; this is translated from the coding sequence ATGGACAAGGAATTGGACGAGTTCGATGTGGACATACCCAGATGCATGCACTGCGGTGCGTGCGTGGGCTCGTGCCCCGTGAATGCCATATACCTGAACGAGGTCGTGCTGGAGTTCAACGACGACTGCACGATGTGCATGCGCTGCATCAAGGTCTGCCCTGTGGGCGCCATCAAGATCGCGGGGGAGAAGTAG